The following are encoded in a window of Cataglyphis hispanica isolate Lineage 1 chromosome 21, ULB_Chis1_1.0, whole genome shotgun sequence genomic DNA:
- the LOC126857221 gene encoding enhancer of split mbeta protein-like: MSPHTSYTPVSGMEYEEPVSRTYQYRKVMKPMLERKRRARINRCLDELKDLMVTALQAEGENVAKLEKADILELTVRHLHTLRAARRLTLTPENSYADRFRDGFTQCAQEVSTFLSTPVAVAVHPAAGAQLMRHLGGCLRRLEGPAGAKHLLATTATSTIKTTQASQTSVPQNVYTPPQSPVSVASSSGESSESSNAVWRPW; this comes from the coding sequence ATGTCGCCGCATACGAGTTACACGCCTGTCAGCGGCATGGAGTACGAGGAGCCAGTGTCGCGCACCTATCAGTACCGCAAGGTGATGAAGCCGATGCTGGAGCGCAAGCGGCGCGCCCGCATCAATCGCTGCCTGGACGAGCTGAAGGATCTGATGGTGACCGCGTTGCAGGCCGAGGGCGAGAACGTGGCGAAGCTGGAGAAGGCGGACATCCTCGAGCTCACGGTACGTCATCTTCACACGTTACGCGCCGCCAGGAGGCTCACGCTCACCCCGGAGAACAGCTACGCCGATCGATTTCGCGACGGTTTCACCCAGTGCGCCCAGGAGGTGTCGACATTCTTATCGACGCCGGTCGCCGTGGCGGTGCATCCCGCCGCCGGCGCCCAGCTTATGCGACATCTCGGCGGCTGCCTTCGACGACTGGAGGGCCCGGCCGGCGCCAAGCACCTACTCGCTACCACGGCGACGTCCACGATCAAGACGACCCAGGCCAGCCAGACAAGCGTGCCCCAGAACGTGTACACTCCACCTCAGAGTCCTGTGAGTGTCGCGAGCTCTTCCGGCGAATCCTCCGAGTCCTCCAACGCAGTCTGGAGACCCTGGTGA